The Niastella koreensis GR20-10 genome includes a window with the following:
- a CDS encoding RteC domain-containing protein — translation MPAFQSTFDALIQSWKLRLQDAEAHETKLPARMETCIRVCEESLLELRQWVMEHSFPCRECEIYFFKQVKPVIKARYIYYQKIHRLHTGYFNGSGLLEKERLEKELRELAQYFTDNDQFFSYYRNGYTHHDELFFVRGQYDWKICPEVNHFDDLFSTSFDGKLAELMAYELLMKYVDGMLNPSCKLTEPATVTPSRSVAVSRLQCTASVTDIVELGYALHAKGFFNDGKASIRDVMTFLSTMLQKDLHYYSRLFFQIQERKSNVTKYLDELKAGLTRYIDQLDEQDQLK, via the coding sequence ATGCCTGCTTTTCAATCAACCTTTGATGCACTGATTCAATCCTGGAAGCTTCGTTTACAGGACGCCGAAGCGCACGAAACCAAATTACCGGCCCGGATGGAAACATGTATCCGGGTCTGTGAGGAAAGCCTTTTGGAGCTCAGGCAATGGGTGATGGAGCATTCCTTTCCCTGCAGGGAATGCGAGATCTATTTTTTCAAACAGGTAAAACCGGTGATCAAAGCGAGGTATATCTATTATCAAAAGATACATCGCCTGCATACCGGTTATTTTAATGGCAGCGGACTGCTTGAAAAAGAGCGGCTTGAAAAGGAATTGCGGGAGCTTGCTCAATATTTTACTGATAACGATCAGTTTTTTTCCTACTACCGTAACGGTTATACCCATCATGATGAGTTGTTTTTTGTACGGGGGCAATATGACTGGAAAATTTGTCCCGAGGTCAATCATTTTGACGATCTTTTCTCTACCAGCTTCGATGGAAAGCTGGCGGAGCTGATGGCTTATGAGCTGTTGATGAAATATGTGGATGGGATGTTGAATCCTTCCTGCAAACTTACAGAGCCTGCAACTGTCACTCCCTCCCGGTCAGTTGCTGTTTCCAGGCTGCAGTGTACCGCCTCCGTTACTGATATCGTTGAGCTGGGGTATGCTTTGCATGCCAAGGGCTTTTTCAATGATGGGAAGGCTTCTATCAGGGATGTAATGACCTTTTTGTCAACTATGTTACAAAAGGACCTGCATTATTATTCTCGTTTATTTTTCCAAATTCAGGAAAGAAAAAGTAATGTAACTAAATATCTGGATGAATTGAAGGCTGGTCTTACCAGGTATATAGATCAGTTAGATGAGCAAGATCAGCTGAAATAA
- a CDS encoding RNA polymerase sigma factor — protein MTEREIIEGLKGNQQLAFDRVFDEFFPQLQFFATRVTGDAEEARDIVNQVFLSLWKLRSRFETLVNIKAFLYITTRNHCFNYLRHRQRQETVKKEYGNSLEDVADEQNMELRMIETEVMKKVYEKIEELPDKCKQIFKLTYLEGLQAGEIAQKLNISTSTVTTQRHIGIKYLRAVLSEEDFLVLLLLINGSLSLIPHFA, from the coding sequence ATGACTGAACGAGAAATTATTGAGGGCTTAAAGGGCAATCAACAATTGGCATTCGACCGGGTATTTGACGAATTTTTCCCACAATTGCAGTTTTTTGCCACCCGGGTGACCGGTGACGCAGAAGAAGCGCGGGATATAGTGAACCAGGTATTTCTTAGTTTGTGGAAACTTAGGTCCCGTTTTGAGACATTGGTGAACATTAAGGCCTTCCTTTACATTACAACGCGCAATCATTGTTTTAATTACCTGCGCCACCGGCAAAGACAGGAAACGGTTAAAAAAGAGTATGGTAACAGTCTTGAAGATGTAGCCGACGAGCAGAATATGGAGCTGCGCATGATCGAGACAGAAGTAATGAAAAAGGTCTATGAAAAGATAGAGGAATTACCTGACAAATGCAAGCAGATATTTAAACTGACTTATTTAGAAGGATTGCAAGCCGGTGAAATAGCCCAAAAACTCAACATCTCTACAAGCACTGTCACCACCCAAAGACATATTGGCATCAAATACCTGAGAGCCGTTTTATCGGAAGAAGACTTTCTCGTTCTATTGCTGTTAATTAACGGCAGTCTATCGTTAATCCCACACTTTGCTTGA
- a CDS encoding N-acetylmuramidase family protein — protein sequence METDKLLTNAQINELAVSSGYEYRVLKAIIQVESCQHGFDPVTGKIIIQFEPSWFKRLCKNWAQDTRHIAWQTNEVGDQAAEWKAFNSAFAVNADAAMQSTSIGIMQVMGFHFGEIGFKTVGAMWDFAKESEYNQVLLDIRWIKTVPPLDLAIKKKDWQKIALFHNGKNYRVFRYDTRLISAYKFTGDYLRTG from the coding sequence ATGGAAACTGATAAATTACTTACCAATGCTCAGATCAATGAGTTGGCTGTTAGCAGCGGTTATGAATACCGGGTTTTAAAAGCAATTATCCAGGTTGAAAGCTGTCAGCATGGATTCGACCCGGTTACAGGGAAAATTATAATACAATTTGAACCATCCTGGTTTAAAAGGCTTTGCAAAAACTGGGCGCAAGATACCAGGCATATAGCCTGGCAAACGAATGAAGTAGGCGACCAGGCTGCGGAATGGAAAGCCTTTAACAGTGCCTTTGCTGTGAATGCGGATGCCGCCATGCAAAGCACCTCGATCGGCATCATGCAGGTTATGGGCTTTCACTTCGGCGAAATAGGATTTAAAACGGTGGGAGCAATGTGGGATTTTGCTAAGGAGAGTGAGTACAACCAGGTATTATTGGACATTCGATGGATTAAAACCGTACCGCCGCTCGATCTGGCGATTAAAAAGAAAGATTGGCAGAAAATAGCCTTATTCCATAACGGAAAAAATTACCGGGTTTTTCGTTATGACACCCGGCTTATTTCTGCCTACAAGTTTACCGGCGATTATTTACGAACAGGGTAA
- a CDS encoding histidine kinase codes for MYRIFVVAIICMACNTNGNHRQQPAKAPLLPFFKQRVNPLLQNLETTAAKKMLDSLLPYIEQKDNYIDMCSWLRCMAVVYQLENKLDSARLYADRSLQLALEKDTTQRQVLASKIQTADIMGDQHSLDSALIYGREAYFMAQKIDTPGLPLICLKLYNIYEKIGDLEMQKKYLFEGFQRSTSPKHKTVFATNISEYYEKVNEVDSALIFFQALMQDTSFSNPYYNAVRYENLGTLLSKKGYLKEGLAYQLKGMQISRELDELSAQSYYNIATTYLKLGEYLQDEHLLDTALRLASHEKNWALQKQIWRAKADNWTLQKKTWQASAAKDSAFAYYDKEVDSSVIARARELEAKYSLLEKDFQIKSLALSNQESERTREQQRRAIVQIICSVILLGIFLYWVWRRKQVNMKIREESLRQQLLRGQINSHFLYNSVDGLQELIEIGNTRSAINFIQHLAELFRLSLENARQPFVPLKNELDALTSYLTLQQVLAGNQFDFHIDVGGIADQQVILIPPMLLQPFVENAILHGFDGQQEKGELNIQIQKINKVLLCVIDDNGRGLKDAGDQSQKRSLSTTINKERLEILSRQTNTRAQLKITGKKEITGKAGVRVELIVPYQTPVFTKKGKRIDHTKAIG; via the coding sequence ATGTACCGGATCTTCGTCGTGGCCATCATTTGTATGGCCTGTAATACCAATGGTAACCATCGCCAGCAACCTGCCAAAGCTCCCCTGCTGCCCTTTTTTAAACAGCGGGTTAATCCCTTATTACAAAACCTGGAAACTACAGCAGCCAAAAAAATGTTAGACAGCCTGCTGCCGTACATTGAACAAAAGGACAACTATATAGATATGTGTTCCTGGCTTCGCTGTATGGCGGTGGTGTATCAACTCGAAAACAAACTCGATAGCGCCCGACTGTATGCGGACCGGTCCTTACAACTGGCGCTGGAGAAAGATACTACCCAACGGCAGGTCCTGGCCAGCAAAATTCAAACGGCAGACATTATGGGCGACCAACATTCCCTTGACAGCGCACTGATCTACGGCCGCGAAGCTTATTTCATGGCCCAGAAAATTGATACGCCGGGATTGCCGCTCATTTGCCTGAAACTGTATAATATCTACGAGAAGATCGGTGACCTGGAGATGCAAAAAAAATACCTGTTCGAGGGCTTTCAACGAAGCACCAGTCCCAAGCATAAAACAGTTTTTGCCACCAACATTTCCGAATACTATGAAAAAGTTAACGAGGTAGATTCTGCGCTGATTTTTTTCCAGGCATTGATGCAGGATACCAGTTTCAGCAATCCTTATTATAACGCAGTGCGGTATGAAAACCTGGGAACCCTTCTTTCAAAAAAAGGATATCTGAAAGAAGGCCTTGCCTATCAGTTGAAGGGCATGCAGATCAGCCGGGAGTTGGATGAACTGAGCGCTCAATCTTACTACAATATAGCAACCACCTACCTAAAGCTGGGTGAATACCTCCAGGATGAACATTTGCTGGATACGGCGCTGCGCCTTGCTTCGCATGAAAAGAACTGGGCGCTCCAAAAGCAAATATGGCGGGCCAAAGCGGACAATTGGACGCTTCAAAAAAAAACCTGGCAGGCCAGTGCCGCCAAGGATTCTGCTTTCGCGTATTATGACAAAGAAGTAGACTCCTCCGTCATCGCCCGGGCCAGGGAGTTAGAAGCAAAATACAGCCTGCTGGAAAAAGACTTTCAGATAAAATCGCTGGCGTTAAGCAACCAGGAGAGCGAAAGAACCAGGGAACAACAAAGAAGAGCGATCGTTCAGATCATTTGCAGCGTCATCCTCCTTGGCATATTTCTATATTGGGTGTGGAGGCGGAAGCAAGTTAATATGAAGATAAGGGAAGAAAGCCTGCGGCAACAATTACTCAGGGGCCAGATCAACTCTCATTTTTTATACAATTCGGTGGATGGATTACAGGAGTTGATCGAGATTGGAAACACCAGAAGCGCTATTAACTTTATACAGCATTTGGCCGAGCTCTTCCGGTTGAGCCTTGAAAATGCCCGGCAACCTTTTGTGCCGCTCAAAAACGAACTCGATGCCCTGACCAGTTATTTAACGTTGCAGCAAGTGTTAGCCGGCAACCAATTCGATTTCCACATTGACGTAGGAGGTATAGCCGACCAGCAAGTCATCCTGATCCCGCCTATGTTGTTGCAGCCTTTTGTTGAAAACGCGATCCTTCATGGGTTTGATGGTCAACAGGAAAAAGGGGAACTCAACATCCAGATCCAAAAGATAAATAAAGTTCTGCTTTGCGTGATAGACGACAATGGCCGGGGCCTTAAAGATGCCGGCGATCAATCTCAGAAGCGGTCTTTATCTACCACTATTAACAAGGAGCGGCTGGAAATATTAAGCCGGCAAACGAATACACGGGCGCAATTAAAGATCACTGGTAAAAAAGAAATAACAGGTAAAGCCGGTGTTCGCGTGGAATTAATTGTTCCTTATCAAACTCCTGTATTTACGAAAAAGGGCAAGCGCATCGACCATACAAAAGCAATTGGATAA
- a CDS encoding SusC/RagA family TonB-linked outer membrane protein: MQHFGVCKKRAFGIAMPLPELLNDKYRQAVRIMKITAFILFACSLNVSAAGYSQSITLSKREAPLTEVFKAIEKQTDYIFFYNVDLVKKTEKVNVEVKDMQLQQVLDMLFKNQPITYSITGKMITVFPKKDDAPPNASGGPLALRVHGRVVDENGRPLQGVTVTVKGTKKQTITDDNGEFVLPQVETNAILSFSSVNMDTFNLSVSGRTEVFATLKTKMSQLDDVQIIGYGKTTKRFLTGNVSTIKSQTIETQPVGNPLLALEGRVPGMVITQATGLPGSGVAVRIQGQNTIGINIGSDPLYIVDGMPYPSRLLYTISRIQGSSGNNSPNQAGVQAGTGNPLSFINPSDIESIEVLKDADATAIYGSRAGNGAIIITTKKGVAGKTKVDFKMQSGWAKVTRMLDVLNRDQYLEMRNEAIKNDNITLSPTDNNYDLNGTWDNTRETNWQKELIGNTARYSDIQSSFSGGNTNTQFLISSSYHKETTVFPGNSNDKKGSLHFNINNISSNSKFKLQLSGSYLIDNNNLINRDLTQDAISLSPVAPSLYNADGSLNWAPLSNGNSTWTNPLAYLDNTYNAKTNNLIGNAVISYKILSRLHIMANLGYNNLQMNQTLLAPLTSVRPEIRPTTLRSSQFSNSNMNSWVAEPQINFQPFFGNVKVETLLGATFQQNNSSRAEQSGSGYNSDLVLKDISAAPTRSAIGGSAVYKYNAIFGRVNISYKDKYLLNFTGRRDGSSRFGSENRFHNFGAIGAAWIFSSENILKASRSFLSFGKLRASYGTTGNDQIGDYQYLNLYNPVTGVGVPYQSATGLAPDRLANPYLQWEETRKIQFGVDLSFNNDRIIFTTNYYNNRSSNQLLSYSLPIATGFSGITTNFPALIENSGWEFSLTSTNINQKNFKWTTSFNLTFPKNKLLEFPNLSTSSYASQLVIGQSVNVAKAYRSANTDVSGVYQFIDSSGNFTTSPVYPRDATVLISTDPKFYGGLENTLSYKGFELAVFFQFVKQIGYNYFFGNNPGNFFGTTNNGNQPVSVLERWQKPGDNKPIQRYYYNFNISNFLGYYNAIASNAAYSDASFIRLKNLSLSWNVPKPWLKSIHIDNARFFVFGQNLLTITNYQGMDPETRSYSTLPPLKVITVGVQVAL, translated from the coding sequence ATGCAACATTTCGGTGTCTGCAAAAAACGGGCTTTCGGCATTGCCATGCCACTGCCTGAATTGCTTAACGACAAATACCGGCAGGCGGTAAGAATTATGAAAATAACTGCTTTTATACTCTTTGCTTGCTCCCTGAATGTAAGTGCTGCTGGGTACTCGCAGAGTATTACGCTTTCTAAAAGGGAAGCCCCTCTTACTGAAGTCTTCAAGGCTATCGAAAAGCAAACTGACTACATTTTCTTTTACAATGTAGATTTGGTGAAAAAGACCGAGAAAGTAAATGTAGAAGTAAAAGACATGCAACTTCAGCAGGTATTGGATATGCTATTCAAAAACCAACCAATAACGTATAGCATTACAGGAAAAATGATCACTGTCTTTCCCAAAAAAGATGATGCCCCGCCCAACGCAAGTGGAGGTCCTTTGGCTTTAAGGGTACACGGGAGGGTAGTTGACGAAAATGGCAGGCCCTTACAGGGAGTAACTGTAACAGTGAAAGGGACAAAGAAACAGACGATTACTGATGATAATGGCGAGTTCGTTTTGCCCCAAGTTGAAACAAATGCAATACTTTCTTTCAGTAGTGTTAATATGGATACATTCAATTTGAGTGTTAGCGGCAGAACTGAAGTTTTTGCAACGCTTAAAACAAAAATGAGTCAGTTGGACGATGTTCAAATCATTGGATATGGAAAAACTACAAAACGGTTTTTGACTGGCAACGTGAGCACCATAAAATCACAAACAATAGAAACGCAACCTGTTGGTAATCCTTTACTGGCATTGGAGGGCAGGGTTCCAGGAATGGTTATTACACAAGCTACAGGCTTACCTGGTAGCGGTGTAGCCGTAAGGATACAGGGGCAAAACACAATTGGGATAAATATTGGTAGTGATCCATTGTATATTGTTGATGGGATGCCTTATCCGTCAAGGCTTCTTTATACGATTTCAAGAATTCAAGGATCTTCTGGTAATAATTCCCCAAACCAGGCTGGTGTCCAGGCTGGGACTGGCAATCCCCTCAGTTTTATCAATCCATCAGATATCGAATCAATCGAAGTGTTGAAAGATGCTGATGCTACTGCAATTTATGGATCCCGTGCTGGTAACGGTGCTATTATTATAACTACCAAAAAAGGTGTCGCGGGAAAAACAAAGGTAGATTTTAAGATGCAAAGTGGATGGGCAAAAGTAACACGAATGTTAGATGTGTTAAATAGAGACCAATACCTAGAAATGAGAAACGAAGCAATAAAAAATGATAACATCACCTTATCCCCAACAGATAATAATTATGATCTCAATGGTACTTGGGATAATACTCGTGAGACTAATTGGCAAAAGGAATTGATTGGTAATACAGCACGTTATTCAGACATTCAATCATCTTTTTCAGGAGGAAACACAAATACACAATTCCTAATTTCGAGCAGTTACCATAAGGAAACGACTGTGTTTCCAGGAAACTCGAATGATAAGAAAGGTTCGTTGCATTTTAATATAAATAACATTTCTTCTAATTCTAAATTCAAACTGCAGCTTTCTGGTAGTTATTTAATTGATAATAATAATTTAATTAATCGTGATTTGACACAAGATGCTATCAGCCTGTCTCCGGTTGCTCCGTCGTTGTATAACGCTGATGGTTCTTTGAATTGGGCTCCTTTATCTAATGGTAATTCTACATGGACAAATCCTTTGGCTTATTTAGACAACACATACAATGCAAAAACGAACAACCTGATTGGCAATGCTGTAATTTCTTACAAGATATTAAGTCGGCTACATATTATGGCAAATTTGGGTTATAATAATTTACAGATGAACCAAACATTGCTTGCTCCTTTAACTTCTGTTCGTCCTGAAATCCGTCCAACTACATTAAGAAGTTCCCAGTTTAGTAACAGTAACATGAATTCTTGGGTTGCAGAACCTCAAATCAATTTTCAGCCGTTTTTTGGAAACGTAAAAGTTGAGACGTTACTTGGTGCAACATTTCAACAGAACAACAGTTCACGAGCAGAACAAAGTGGTTCTGGATATAACAGTGATCTTGTTTTAAAAGATATTAGTGCAGCGCCGACTCGTTCCGCTATAGGTGGAAGTGCAGTTTATAAATATAATGCCATATTCGGAAGGGTAAATATTTCTTATAAAGATAAATATCTTCTTAATTTTACTGGAAGGCGAGATGGTAGTAGCCGATTTGGTTCTGAAAATCGCTTTCACAACTTCGGTGCAATTGGTGCGGCCTGGATATTTTCGAGTGAAAATATTTTAAAAGCCAGTAGATCCTTTCTAAGTTTTGGAAAACTTAGAGCAAGTTACGGAACTACTGGGAACGATCAGATAGGTGATTATCAGTATCTCAATTTGTATAATCCGGTTACCGGTGTAGGCGTTCCATATCAAAGTGCAACAGGACTTGCGCCAGATCGTTTAGCGAATCCATATTTACAGTGGGAGGAAACACGAAAAATTCAATTTGGAGTAGATTTAAGTTTTAATAACGACAGAATTATATTCACTACCAATTACTATAATAATCGTTCATCAAATCAGCTTTTATCTTATTCTCTTCCTATCGCCACTGGATTTTCAGGTATAACAACAAATTTTCCAGCATTAATAGAAAATAGTGGTTGGGAGTTTTCACTCACATCCACCAACATCAATCAGAAAAATTTTAAATGGACAACAAGTTTCAATCTTACTTTTCCTAAAAACAAACTTCTTGAGTTTCCGAATCTTTCAACTTCATCGTATGCAAGCCAATTAGTCATCGGGCAGTCTGTAAATGTTGCCAAGGCGTATAGATCTGCAAATACAGATGTCTCCGGAGTTTATCAATTTATAGACAGTAGCGGAAATTTTACAACTTCTCCAGTTTATCCCCGAGATGCAACGGTTTTAATTTCTACCGATCCCAAGTTTTACGGTGGGTTAGAAAATACACTAAGTTATAAAGGATTTGAATTAGCTGTTTTTTTTCAATTTGTAAAACAGATTGGTTACAACTACTTTTTCGGCAATAACCCCGGAAACTTTTTTGGCACTACAAACAATGGGAATCAACCGGTTTCTGTGTTGGAAAGGTGGCAAAAGCCTGGCGATAATAAGCCGATACAGCGTTACTATTACAATTTTAATATTAGCAATTTTTTAGGTTACTATAATGCGATTGCCAGCAATGCTGCCTATTCTGATGCTTCCTTTATACGTTTGAAAAATTTGTCTCTTTCTTGGAATGTTCCGAAGCCTTGGTTAAAAAGTATTCACATTGACAATGCTAGATTTTTTGTCTTTGGTCAAAACCTCTTGACAATTACAAATTATCAAGGAATGGATCCGGAAACAAGAAGCTACTCAACACTGCCTCCGTTAAAAGTAATAACTGTAGGAGTGCAGGTGGCCCTTTAA
- a CDS encoding FecR family protein, translating to MELQDLPEGLSEKVRLIELYLSDELGIADRGSLDTWLEASPRNRAFLENLSNREMLVEMLREYEQAKAMTPEAKATVHELIRGEGQEKPVRPIRSRTWYRVAAAAMLILAVGLYVWSNKYKKDTTAVAVQEKTKTVPHDAVPGSYKARLTLADGSAIVLDSAAVGKLAQQGNTEVVNKDGRLAYAKGSTTETEAIYNTLTTAKGEIYSLQLSDGSKVWLNSASSIRYPVYFNGGERRVEISGEAYFEVAHLDNNQPFKVFANGIEVRVLGTHFNINAYSDEAKIRTTLLEGLVVVSPPGSAKVVILKPGQQAAVKGSTVELIEHVDTEQAVAWKNGYFQFSEADLKTVMHEIERWYNVEVVFEGNVPQPVFSGKLSRNANASEVLRVLEQNQVHFQIEGKKLL from the coding sequence ATGGAACTACAGGATCTTCCCGAGGGGTTATCTGAAAAAGTAAGGCTGATAGAACTTTACCTAAGTGACGAGCTAGGCATAGCAGACCGCGGCAGCCTTGATACGTGGCTGGAAGCATCGCCCCGCAACCGGGCTTTCCTGGAGAATCTGTCCAACCGGGAAATGTTAGTTGAAATGCTGAGGGAATATGAACAGGCAAAAGCCATGACGCCCGAGGCGAAAGCAACAGTGCATGAGCTCATTCGTGGGGAAGGCCAGGAAAAACCGGTAAGACCAATAAGGAGCCGGACCTGGTATCGGGTAGCAGCAGCGGCGATGCTGATCCTTGCAGTTGGCTTGTATGTCTGGAGCAATAAATATAAGAAAGATACAACTGCTGTTGCGGTGCAGGAAAAGACAAAGACAGTTCCACATGATGCAGTTCCGGGAAGTTACAAAGCCAGGTTGACACTGGCAGATGGATCTGCCATCGTGCTGGATAGCGCCGCTGTGGGAAAATTGGCACAGCAGGGAAATACAGAAGTGGTAAACAAGGATGGCCGTCTTGCCTATGCTAAAGGATCGACAACCGAGACTGAAGCGATCTACAATACACTAACAACGGCGAAAGGTGAAATATATAGCTTGCAGTTGTCCGATGGCTCAAAAGTATGGCTTAACTCCGCCTCGTCCATTCGTTATCCCGTATACTTTAATGGTGGCGAGCGGCGCGTGGAAATTTCGGGTGAAGCTTATTTTGAGGTCGCGCATTTAGACAATAACCAGCCTTTCAAAGTCTTCGCGAACGGAATAGAAGTAAGAGTGCTGGGGACGCATTTTAATATCAACGCCTATTCAGATGAAGCAAAAATAAGAACAACGTTGCTTGAGGGCCTTGTTGTAGTTAGTCCGCCCGGCAGCGCCAAGGTTGTAATATTAAAACCAGGACAGCAAGCTGCCGTAAAAGGGTCCACAGTTGAGCTAATAGAACATGTGGATACAGAGCAGGCGGTCGCATGGAAAAACGGTTATTTCCAGTTCAGCGAAGCGGACCTAAAAACCGTTATGCATGAAATAGAACGGTGGTATAATGTGGAGGTTGTTTTTGAGGGTAATGTGCCACAGCCGGTATTTTCAGGCAAGCTCTCTCGGAATGCCAACGCATCCGAAGTGTTGAGGGTATTGGAACAGAACCAGGTACATTTCCAGATAGAAGGAAAAAAATTATTGTAA
- a CDS encoding LytR/AlgR family response regulator transcription factor, with the protein MNLTTPLKVIVVEDLALLRQRLKRLVQKQPGFVVIGACGSVREAIALINNRKPDLLLLDIELPDGTGFDILEQISVPTKVIFVTVHNDYAKQAFRCGAIDYLQKPVNEEELEEALQKMINVQPLFREQIGIAADCFREKKMPETIVLRSRDVDQVVAVKEIAYLHGEYGYTTFFFHDGKKAVTTCYLKEYEELLSNTSFLRTHQSYLVNKLYIDRYHKKDSIIYLKDATEIPVSSRRKEIVDQYFKKL; encoded by the coding sequence ATGAACCTGACCACTCCCCTAAAAGTGATTGTAGTGGAAGACCTGGCTCTTCTGCGGCAGCGGCTGAAGCGCCTTGTACAAAAACAACCAGGCTTTGTGGTCATAGGCGCCTGTGGTTCCGTTCGTGAGGCCATTGCACTGATCAATAACAGAAAACCGGATCTGTTGTTACTCGACATCGAACTTCCCGATGGGACCGGTTTTGACATACTCGAACAAATATCCGTTCCAACGAAGGTCATCTTTGTTACGGTGCACAACGATTATGCAAAACAGGCGTTCCGTTGCGGGGCTATTGATTATTTACAAAAGCCCGTGAACGAAGAGGAATTAGAAGAGGCGTTACAAAAAATGATCAACGTGCAGCCCCTGTTCCGGGAACAGATCGGCATCGCAGCAGACTGTTTCAGGGAAAAAAAGATGCCGGAAACCATCGTATTGCGGTCCCGTGATGTTGACCAGGTCGTGGCTGTAAAAGAAATCGCCTACCTGCATGGAGAGTACGGTTACACTACTTTTTTCTTCCATGACGGAAAGAAGGCGGTCACCACCTGCTACCTCAAGGAGTATGAGGAATTATTATCCAATACATCCTTTCTGCGTACCCACCAATCCTACCTGGTGAATAAGCTTTATATTGATCGTTACCACAAAAAAGACAGCATCATATATTTAAAAGATGCAACCGAAATCCCGGTGTCCAGCCGGAGAAAAGAAATTGTTGATCAATATTTTAAAAAGCTATAG
- a CDS encoding RagB/SusD family nutrient uptake outer membrane protein, with the protein MQKIIKNLFRSWYSNFSWKFHMIPLSFFALVSCEKFIEVDPPSTVNADNVYSSDATAASVLTGIYTNLSKSNITEFSSGGVTSVSLFAGLSADEIKLFNPNYATYAFYYKNDLSSISAVGTANYWGTIYPIVYVANSAIEGITSSNTLTPSVKNQLLGEARFIRAFCYFYLANLYGDVPLILTSNWQTNSKLAREGTTDIYQQIVEDLTAAKGLLSQNYLKSDGFSSTTDRVRPCKWVASALLARVYLYLGDWQNAEMESSLLINNSSYKLSALNDVFLKNSNEAIWQLQAVGTGVNSNTGEGKLFVLPPTGPNNGSFPVYLSDYIVNSFENGDQRKLNWVGSVTPTSGTTTYYFPNKYKIGSVNTTPQEYCTVFRLAEQYLIRAEARAQLNKPDDAQSDLNVIRSRAGLGATPANQKQPLLDAIMKERKVEFFTEWGNRWFDLKRTNTVDALMSSVTPTKGGTWQTTDQLYPIPKTELDKSPQLIQNSGY; encoded by the coding sequence ATGCAAAAGATAATAAAGAATTTATTTAGATCTTGGTATAGTAACTTTTCATGGAAGTTTCACATGATACCATTGTCTTTCTTTGCTCTGGTATCATGTGAAAAGTTTATTGAAGTTGATCCGCCGAGTACGGTAAACGCAGATAATGTTTACTCTAGCGACGCAACAGCTGCAAGTGTGCTAACTGGCATTTATACAAATTTGAGCAAGAGTAATATAACCGAATTCAGCAGTGGCGGCGTTACAAGTGTGTCATTGTTTGCTGGCTTGTCTGCGGACGAAATAAAGCTGTTTAATCCTAATTATGCAACCTACGCTTTTTATTATAAAAATGATTTAAGCAGTATTTCGGCCGTTGGAACGGCAAATTATTGGGGCACTATTTATCCCATCGTTTATGTGGCGAACTCAGCTATTGAAGGTATAACATCTTCAAATACTTTGACGCCTTCGGTAAAAAATCAACTGTTAGGTGAAGCTAGGTTTATTCGGGCTTTTTGTTATTTCTATTTGGCGAACTTATATGGGGATGTACCGCTAATATTAACAAGTAATTGGCAGACAAATTCAAAACTTGCGAGAGAGGGAACAACTGATATATATCAGCAGATCGTTGAAGATTTGACAGCTGCAAAAGGATTGCTTAGCCAAAATTACTTAAAATCAGACGGGTTTTCTTCAACAACGGATAGAGTTCGGCCATGTAAGTGGGTGGCTTCTGCGCTGCTAGCACGTGTATATTTGTATCTAGGCGACTGGCAAAATGCTGAAATGGAATCAAGTTTGCTAATTAACAATTCAAGTTACAAGTTATCGGCACTAAATGATGTCTTCCTTAAAAATAGTAATGAAGCTATTTGGCAGTTGCAGGCTGTAGGTACAGGCGTAAATTCGAACACGGGTGAAGGTAAGCTATTTGTTCTGCCGCCAACTGGCCCGAATAATGGTAGTTTTCCAGTTTACCTTAGCGATTATATCGTCAACAGTTTTGAAAACGGAGACCAGAGAAAATTAAACTGGGTTGGCAGTGTTACACCAACATCCGGCACAACTACTTATTATTTTCCCAATAAATACAAAATTGGTTCAGTTAACACAACTCCTCAGGAATATTGTACAGTGTTTCGTTTAGCTGAACAATATTTAATCAGAGCAGAGGCAAGGGCACAGTTGAATAAACCAGATGACGCACAATCAGATTTGAATGTCATCCGGTCAAGAGCTGGTTTAGGGGCAACTCCTGCAAATCAAAAACAGCCACTATTAGATGCAATAATGAAAGAAAGAAAAGTTGAATTTTTTACCGAATGGGGAAATCGTTGGTTTGACTTAAAAAGAACAAATACAGTTGATGCTCTAATGAGTTCTGTTACACCCACAAAAGGGGGCACTTGGCAAACGACCGATCAGTTATATCCTATACCAAAAACCGAACTTGACAAATCTCCTCAGCTCATTCAGAATTCCGGTTACTAA